The window TTGAGCCTAGTAGATATAGTGCCTGTCTTATTTTTAACACTGTCAGTTCCTGGCCTCCTATGTTTGTAACTTTGGCGGGTCATAAAAGGaaacatgcaatataatttCCGCGTACTTACACATATCTAGATTTAAAGGTTTtcaggtaaaaaatatataaggcCAATTAACAAGTTGATAGGAAATTTCAGTGGCGCCTGTTATAGCTCCTTTTGAATTCGACGAATCAGTATTTTTTGGAGAGGGAGTTCAAGTGATGTGCCATGTTCCAAAAGGAGACAAACCTTTGAATTTCAAGTGGAGTTTTAGTGGAGGAGATGTGAGTTTACTGCCTGGATTGAACATCATGAACGTTGGGGACATGGGTTCAGCTCTCATAATACCCTCGGTGACTGCCAGGCATGCTGGCAATTACACATGCACTGCCTCCAACATTGTCGCCAGGGCTAGCCACTACGCCACGCTAAATGTCAAGGGTATACGTTCAAAGTGCATAATCTATGCTTTTCATGTTCTATCCTATCCCACATAAACTCTCTAATATAGGTAGTAGTGGTAACACAGTTCTCTTCGTAAACTTACATGTATATTATTGGTTATTTCTTCCAGTGGCACCTATAATATCCCCCTTTGAATTCGATGACGCTGTGTTTTACGGGGAAAGTATACAAGTCATGTGCCACATACCAAAAGGCGACATGCCCTTAAACTTAACATGGTACTTTCGTGACCTACCGTTGAAATCCAGTGACACTGTAACAATAACTAAAGTAGGAGAGAGAAGTTCAATATTGGTTATACCAGCAGCGACAGAGAAACACTCCGGAAATTACACGTGCACCGCTTCCAACACTGTAGCCAGCACCAACCACACAGCCATACTAAACGTTCAGGGTACACTTATTATTTGTGTATTGTCATTGTTCTTTAGTTAATTTCTTTGTACTTACCCTTACCAGTTCCTCCGCACATCGTCCCATTTGAAGCCGAAGAACAGATTTTTGCCGGTGAATCTGTACAATTGACATGTCACGTATCGAAGGGCGACACGCCTCTTACTATTACATGGAGTTTTCATGGGGAAGAGTTATCTTCACATCAAGGAATTACAACAACGAAGATTGGCGAACGAACGTCACTGTTGACTTTATCAGCTGCAACAGCGAGCCACAGTGGCGAATATTCGTGTCACGCTGCTAATCATGCCGGTTTGGCCGTGCACTCGGCCACGGTCAACGTCCATGGTAGCCCACTCAATCCGTTCACTATCCTTGCCTCTAACGCACGCTGCACGCTTGcctcaataataaatatagcCTTCTGAATTAACAGTATTACCGTACATCGTACCCTTCGAAGCGGACGAGTCAGTATTTGCTGGGGAATCGGTCCAACTTAACTGTCATGTATCGAAGGGTGACTTGcctcttgatatcaagtggcacTTCCATGGCTATGAAAATTCTTCGTCGCACCTCGGCATCATGACAACCAAAATGACATCGCGAACCTCATTTTTATCGATCGCTGCGGCTACTGCCAGTCATAGCGGCAATTATACCTGCGTAGCTGCCAACAGCGCCGGCTCTACTAATCATTCCACTGTCCTTAATGTTCATGGTCAGTTTCATTTACTCATGGTATCATAGTTATCATCGTATGTTATGTTCATTTGATGGCGATTCGATGCTGACAGACGTGTTAATAGAATCTGCATGAATTCTGTTTAATACTTCTATGGGCAGCGTACGCTTTACCTTTTGTTTGATCATCTCTTTATTTACCTTTCATAACgcatactttattttatacagtTACACCGAACATTCTACCTTTCGACGTCGATCAAGCCTTGTTTTCGGGAGAGTCAGTGCAGATGATGTGTCACATCTCCAAAGGAGATACCCCTTTAGAAGTGCATTGGGAATTTAATGGAAAGCCTCTCTCAATGAAGTTAGGAATGTTCTCAAAGGTGGGCGACCGGTCGTCCGTGCTGATGCTCCCCTCCGTCACGGGCGCGAACACTGGCAATTACACGTGCATAGCCAAAAATCCTGCTGGAATAGCTTCATACACAACAATACTCAAAATTATTGGTACCTGAACCCTACCTAGGCTTGTTAACCGTTTTTCGTTTTTATTctttacctattttattaattgatttatttttcttggGATTCAAGTTGTTCCGCACATTATCCCGTTCGAAGTCGAAGAGTCTATATTTGCTGGGGAGTCTGTACATCTCACATGTCATGTATCGAAAGGAGATAGACCACTACAAATTTCTTGGAGTTTTCAAGGAAGCGATATACCTTATCACAATAATATGGGTATAACAACTACTAAGCTAGGAGACAAAGCTTCTGTGCTGAGTATTCCGACCGCGATGGGCCATCACAGCGGCAACTACACGTGTACGGCCAGTAACCGCGCCGGTCGTGCGCACCACTCGGCGCTCGTCAATATACATGGTACTCGATGTCGCCCCTCCCCTGTTTGACTTTGTCGAAACATTCGTCTAGATATTGCACGTTTAGATATTAATCTTagaatttattattcttttcctCTGATCAGTTCCTCCTCATATACTACCGTTCGAGATTGAGTCCATATACTACGGAGAATCAGTGCAAATGGTTTGTCACGCCAGTAAAGGTGATCGACCAATGAGCATCAGTTGGACTATTGAAGGACGAGATTTATCTACACTTAAGGATATAAAAACTGTGAAAATGGCCGAGCAAACGTCTTTTCTATCAATTGCTTCTGTTACTGGATCCCACAGCGGAAATTATACGTGTATCGCAAGAAACAAAGCCGGCGAAGACAGATATTCTACCTACCTTCACGTTAAGGGTACTCTTAGTTAGATATCGCAGCATGCTTTAAATACTTTACTaacattgtaaaatatttctttgcTCAGTCGTCCCCCACATCAAACCCTTTGAATTGGATGAAGCCGTTTTTGCGGGAGAATCAGTGCATCTCGACTGCCACGTTTCGAAAGGCGACACCCCATTGAATATCACATGGAGTTTTCAAAGTCAACCCGTCACACGTAGGATGGGATTGAAGACAACAACATTAAGCGAACGAGTCTCCGTACTAGACATTCCGAACGCTATGGGTCCTAACAGTGGCAACTACACATGCACAGCGACCAACAAAGCGGGCACGACGAGTCATACAGCCATCCTCAACGTGATCGGTATCAAAACCTAATAATACCTCGGGTGATGCTTGCTTTCTGTTCAGTTCCTCCTGTGGTCCAACCCTTCTCGTTCGGGGAAGTCGCAATGAATTCTGGACAAGTCGTAACGGCCCCTTGCTCGGTTATTGAGGGTGACCACCCTCTGCAACTGCGGTGGCTTTTTGACAACGAACCTATCAAACCGAGATCTGGAGTCACCGTATTTCATATTGGAGAAAGAAGCGCAATACTTAGTATCGGTTCAGTATCACATAATCACGCGGGAAATTACAGTTGTGTAGCTGAAAACGAAGCCGGAACAGATTCTCATTCATCAACTTTGATTATCAATGGTTAATTTCCTCTATATTCTTGTTCTTTACgaatagatttttattattattatcatttcattGATTAATTCTGTTAAGTTAATTATAACACTATCCATTGTGGACATATTCCAGTCCCTCCCAACATATTGCCGTTCACTTTTGGCGAGAAACCCGCTAACGTTGGAGAGTATTTGCAAGCAGCGTGTACAGTTAATCTAGGCGATCTCCCTGTCACTATCACTTGGAGGTTCAATGGCCAACTTATATCTCAACGCAATCATCATTATGTCATAACAAATTCAAAGCGAAGTAGTCTACTAATAATAGAATCTGTAGACGCAAAACACGCTGGTTCCTACACATGTATCGGAGAAAATCGCGCAGGGCATACATCGTATTCAGCAGACTTAATTGTATACGGTTAGTCGTTTGAACATGGtagaatcattattattttgtgacCTAGTTAATGTTTGTTTCAGTTACTCCTAAAATAGCACCTTTTGTTGCCGGACCGGAACCGGCCTTTCTTGGCGATTACTTTGCACTCCAATGCATAATAACGCACGGGGATCAACCGGTGCGCATAGAGTGGACAGTTAATAATCGATCGGCTAATTCTCTTCCTGGAACTCGTATCAGTAATGTCGACAGAAGAAGTAGTGTGCTAACGATAGAATCAGTCGATGCGAAACACGCAGGCCTTTATAATTGTACAGCAACTAATGCAGCGGGCGTGGCTTCCCACACCACCGAATTAGTCGTCAAGGGTgcgaaaaacaaattaattcaaTTTTAGCTTCTGTCCTCCTCTGCTCCACTTTATTTTCcatacatttaattaattataggaTTTTTATTGTCCCAGTTCCGCCGGTAATTGTGCCATTCAATTTCGGTGAGGTGCCATCCAATCCTGGTGATACAGCGGTAGTGAACTGTGTCGTTACTAAGGGCGACCTGCCTCTCGATATATCGTGGACATTCAGCAGCGAAACAATAGACTCAAGTCAGCACCGTGACATCACGACGACACCACTAGGCACACGTGCCTCCGTGCTCACCATCAATTCAGTGAGCGCAAACCACCAGGGGAACTACACATGCATCGTGCAGAACACAGCAGGCCGTGTCGAACATGTGGCTACTCTTGTCGTAAATGGCACGTCTTAATTACAATATTACAATCTCATTACAATGGGGACTAACAACACAGGATCGCACCTTTAAGGGACCAATCCGTCCACAGTCACTCTATATCTCATATTTGACACCAGTTGCTAACATTGCCTGCTACAAAAATGATCTAACACAATTTTCTATTGTTTCCAGTACTGCCTCGCATAGTTCCCTTTTCGTTCGAGACCCCGCTCTTTGCGGGTCAGGCGACTCAAGTCACTTGTTTAGTCTCAGAAGGCGATCAGCCTCTCGATATTCACTGGTACTTTGAAGGGCAGCCTTTAAAGGAAAAAGCCGGGATAACGGCTACTAAGATAGGGCAGAGAGCTTCATTGCTTCTGATCGATCCTGCGGGCTGGTCGCACAGCGGGGCGTACGCGTGTCTCGCGCGCAACAAAGCCGGCTTGTCCAACTATACCGCCTCTCTCGAAGTCCACGGTACATCTTCATCGTTGTGTACCCTCACTCCCAGCACGGATGAGCTTTGCCTAGATTCATTATTGTACGCTTAATTACTATTTTGACTGGTTTTAATTCTAAGGCTCAAATCGTCCATCTGACAATATTATGATCAGACATTAATTAAACTTCACcgttgtaaatataaaaatgataGACACGTTTAAGATCAGTCTTCGATTGTCGATTATAGGGACCGGCTGCGGCTATCATCGACGAAACCTTTTCTTTTCCTTCCTTGCATATTCTTACCTTTCCTTCCTTTTCCTAAGGATCCCGtctttattttatgttgatTCATTAATTTGCATTCTGTGCCTTTTGGGTTTTAGTGCTTATGAGCTTGGCTTACTAACATGCCTGTTGGAATAATAATGATGCCTCTTAATTTActactaaatataatattttagtcCTGTGGAGAACTTTGGCAATTATTTCAACAGGTTTCCTGCTTTGTGTTGCATTATCATATGCTTTTTATGTCATATTATTTCATCTCTCTTTATTAATTATGTTGTAGTTTGCAAATATATTAATTTCGTCATCTGTACTTAACGTGATACGAAAGCTTCTATAGCAACAGCTTTGCCGATACcttaattattgttaaataaataatatttaagtataaaaaaaaaacaaataattagatTAATCGGAGTGCCAAGGTCAATAGCCAAGTTATATAGGAGCTTTTTGATTACGTAGTACAACAAAAACAAATTGAATATGACATTCTATACGATACTTATAGTTTTTGTTTCTGTAAATGTTAAAAGTTAGTAAAATGTTTTGCAGTGGCTGTGTTTAGAAGATTTACGTCAAATTCAATTTGTTTACTGCAAATTATAAATGTTtcaatgatgatgaaatatttattgaattaattaaaatctTGCCAAGTTTGATAGTTAACTTGTTAGCACATTTTATTCGAACTCAAATTCTACTAAACGATATcaatataaagattttattaaaaaacagaAAGAAATATTGTCTATCACTACTTTCAATTAAGATTAATTAAATgcaataattaataaacaatataTAGCATAATAAAAAGTTCATAAAGTTAAAGTTTAAAGAAAAATCtttgctttttaaaataatgccattttatttttgaagttcAGCAGTTCTAACCATTTGGTGAAATTTTTAGTGCCCCCGCGCTGGATTCTTGAGCCCACTGATAAAGCTTTTGCCCAAGGCTCAGATGCTAAGGTTGAATGTAAGGCTGATGGCTTCCCCAAGCCCCAAGTGACATGGAAGAGGGCTGAAGGTAATAATCTCATTTGAATTAAAACCCATATTTTTGCTACTGAAATAGTATGACCTTTACACTAAGTTTATTCTTGTTTTAGGGGATACGCCTGGCGATTACAAAGACCTTAAACCAAATAACCCTAACGTTAAAGTTGAAGATGGAACTCTATCTATTTCTAATATACAAAAGACGAATGAGGGTTATTATCTTTGTGAAGCTGTTAATGGAATCGGTTCAGGACTATCTGCCGTTATTCTTATCAGCGTTCAGGGTGAGTTAAATTCggttaaaattctaaaacatgctAATAACGGAAAGAATTGTGAATAACGTAAAATATTTTCAGCTCCTCCGCAATTCGAAATCAAAATGAGGAATCAAACAGCCCGCCGAAGCGAACCAGCTGTACTGCAGTGCCAAGCCAAAGGTGAAAAGGTAAAATGATATACCCGTATGATTATATTTCACTCTTGCACATtggaatagaataaaaaataatactgcgtatggaaaggtaattctccgccccgcatcaATTCGTATCAGGTGTCAAGATAGACTTACCTAAACCGCCTCTCAGTCTTACTTATGTCTAAATAGCCGAAAATAATGGGACTGACTGTCTTGCTTGTCTTGCACTTACGCGACAAGGAGGCAAACAACATGTatgaatgatatttttgtatggagagaCCGGGGTATGGCATTGGTTTGACATTATAATGAGCATTTTGAAAACATCTTTACAGCCCATTGGAATTATCTGGAACATGAATAACAAACGACTCGAACCCAAATCCGACCCACGCTACACAATCCGTGAAGAAATATTGCCTGGAGGAGTTGTGTCTGACCTCAGCATCAGAAGAACTGAAAGGTCTGATAGCGCTCTCTTCACTTGTGTTGCCACCAACGCCTTTGGATCTGATGATACTAGCATCAACATGATTGTACAAGGTAAACTTTGAAAAACTATTACAGCAGCGTTTTTGTCTGAAGACAGCTACatatcacatacctacctatgaCTAATGCAATACATGATTTCCTTGATTGATTGAAGATAAAAAGTTAACatcaagtattttaaattttcagAGGTTCCCGAAGCTCCTTACGGTTTAAAGGTCTTAGATAAATCTGGCAGGACTGTTCAGCTTTCATGGGCTGCTCCTTACGATGGCAACTCGCCTATCAAGAAGTTCCTAATTGAGTACAAGCGCGCTAAAGGCAGCTGGGAAAAGGATATTGATAGGTAATCAACTAACATCGTTATTAGATTATTGTAgtaaattacaattaaattaactttACAGCAGTAATGCAAGTATATATTTCTTTGCAGAGTTCTTGTGCCTGGAGATGCGGCCGAAGCCGGAGTATTCAGTCTGCGTCCCGCTACCGCCTATCATATCAGGATTGTTGCTGAAAATGAACTGGGTACATCGGAACCCTCTGAAACCGTCACTATTATCACTGCTGAAGAAGCTCCCACTGGCCCACCCCAAGACGTTAAGGTTGATGCTGCAGACAAACATACCCTCAGAGTCACCTGGAAGCCACCCCCACCACAAGACTGGAACGGCGAACTGCAAgggtaaatatttttaatccaTATGTTACTTTAGAGATTACACTCTAGCGCttattgacttttattatttttttacagataCTATGTTGGATATAAACTGGCGTCAAGTAACAAATCTTTCGTTTTCGAAACTGTTGATATTTCCAAGGAATCTGGCAAGGAACACCATCTTGATATCATGAATCTGAAGTAAGGCTTTCTTCGttaagattttatttaatttgtgcTTTCTTTGGAACagttaaatacctactttttttCTAGGACGTACACCCAATACTCAGTTGTAGTTCAAGCATTCAACAAGATGGGCTCTGGCCCAGTTTCTCAGGAAATCAAGGCGTACACTGCTGAAGGCGCCCCATCTGCCCCGCCCCAGGATGTTCTCTGCACTACCCTCACAGCTCAAACCATTCGTGTTTCCTGGATTTCGCCTCCTCTTGCATCAGCTAATGGATTGATCAAGGCTTACAAAGTTGTCTATGGCCCTAGCGACACCTGGTATGGTGAGTACAAACCTAACTCTGTAAAAATCCAAAACATGTCAGTCAAGATGAAACCTAACCTCATATTAATGTTTTAGACGAGAAGACCAAAGACACCAAGATCACGGCCAGTAGCGAAACTATTCTGCACGGCTTGAAGAAGTACACTAATTATTCAATGGAAGTACTGGCAACAACTAACGGAGGTGACGGTGTACGATCTGCTCCTATTCATTGCCAGACTGAACAAGATGGTAAGTtagaatttaaaacaaaacgCAATAGGTATAAAACcctttgaaaaaataattaaataattataaaattatttttaattatttacagttccCGAAGCTCCTCGAGCGGTAAAAGCCCTTGTTATGGGAGCTGATTCCATCCTTGTTTCTTGGAGACCACCAGCGCAGCCAAACGGAGTTGTCACTCACTACAACGTTTACACGCAAGCCCAGAATGCTGAGCCCCACCCTAACAAGGTACATACACACAGTCAatgacaaatacaaaacaaaaaaaaaacatttatattacgAAATCACATTTACAGGTACCAGCTTCTCAAACCAGTTACTCGGCTACTGACCTGAAACCCGGACGATATGATTTCTGGGTCACCGCTTCTACGATTATTGGTGAAGGTCAACCGTCAGCTACCGCATCCTGTAGCCCTAGCGATAAAGGTAATAAGCATTCTTGTTTAAGTCTTATTTGATTCTTTCTCGGTTACAAAGTTTGGAGTCAACTACAATGTCTACTTTCCTATCTCTTTCAGTTCCTGCAAAAATTGCGTCATTCGACGAATCGTTTACTGCCACGTACAAAGAAGATGTCAAACTGCCTTGCCTTGCTGTTGGTGTGCCTCCTCCTAACATTTTATGGAAGGTAAAATGTTGTCCCGATATCCAATATTCTTGAAAAAGTCTGTTCGAACAATAACGAATCTAACAATCGTTTGAATTTCTAGGTTAAGGGCCAGCCGTTAGAAGCGTCAGAGCGCGTTCGTCAACTACCTGAAGGATCTCTGCAAATCGCTGGAGTTGCCCGCGAAGATGCCGGAGAATACTCATGCCATGTGGACAACCAATTCGGCACTGACACTGTTACTCACACGCTTTCCGTTTTGGGTATGCCCACTTATATTAACAAACTTATAATATTCCACAACTCGTAACCCTTAGCAATCGAATAACCACGTAATAGTTGTCATATCTGGTGAATTAAAATAATGCTTAACAACTACTGCTTAAGTGACTATATCGAAGAGCCGACAGATGCATATGCATGGTCTAAACGAATGTCACTATTGCTAGACAAGTGTCCGAACGCTAAGACAGTTTATCGCAATCATGAGATTAAGCAAAATCAATTATCATATTTAAAAACCTACCTTGAATTTTCCAGCTCCTCCTTTCCCCCCGCAACTAAGCATCGCGTCGTCTTCGGTATCGTCTCTGACTCTCCGCCTGAAGCCTTCAGACAACGCCGACCAGTCCCCTGCCGCCGGTTACACCATCCACTACAAACAAGAATTCGGCGATTGGGAAACTGTTCaggtcaaaatatttttatgtcgtcTTCGACATAAACTTGAATCTGTGCCTGtgaattattttaattgtatttacgTAGAATCTGTAGCTTCTTCTCCTTTAATGGAATATCTtctttgatttattttaatatcatcagactaaacaatttaaattaatatctccATTTCAGATTCCAAGCAACACCGACACGTACACTTTGGAGAACCTGTTCTGCGGCTCTAGATATCAACTATACGTTACGGCTTATAACAGGttaatattggtgctgattcctgtaaacaccatctaataagaaaattacaggtgtcTGCAAGATACGGGGCCATTGTCAAAATTACGACAAATAAAAGTCTAAAACTTGTACTAGATTTCTAAATTTTAACAAACCTCTTCTAATCCAGCATTGGCACTGGCGAAGCGTCTGACGTGGTCATCGCTCGTACCCGAGGCTCCAAGCCGCCGGTACCCCGCGCCGCTGACTTCATTGAAGTAGGAAGCTCTTCCGTCACCCTGCATCTAAAACAATGGCTCGACGGTGGTTGCCCTATGAGCCATTTCGTCGTTGAAAACAAGAAGAAGTAAGTGTTTATTATGATTATCGTGTCCGTTttttctacataacataacagatacttccacacacaggaaatacaaagtacaataggcgaccttattgctaagtagcaatctcttctagGCAAACTTTGAGTACCTACAGCCACCCAGCCAGCAAGTCTATCTACAACAAGtgactgttatttttttaaatttagatttaGCTAATTGTGGTTATTTGTTTCTAGGGGTGCAGCTGAGTGGAATCAGATCTCAAACGCTGTGAAACCAGGAGGCAACTTCGTAGTACTCGGTATGTGACGCGCTGCAATATTTTTGCGCATAAATGccaaattaaaaccaaaaatgACACTTATTCGTGATGATTTCAGACCTGGAACCCGCTACTTGGTATGTCTTGAGGATCACTGCACACAATAACGCCGGCTTCAATGTTGCTGAATACGAATTCGCTACTCTCACTATGACTGGTGGTAAGTAAAGATACATTTATTctgaaatatgttttttaaatatattaagaaaattaatataatgAGCAATAACTAACTGGGTTTCGcgcaaaaaaatatacctgAAATGCATCGCCTTTTATAAGTTCTTTAATTCCGTTACTCCTTTCAATAATGTGCGATTGCATTTCAGGTACTATTGCACCCGCAAGGGAGGTCGGCGACGGCTCTCTGACCACCGAACAGACGCTCAAGATTATCCTGTCGCACCTTAACCTTATCGTCCCTGTGATCGCTGCCATCCTCGTCATTATCATCGCTATCGTGGTCGTGTGCGTGGTGCGAGGCACGAGGGACCCCCACAAAGGTATCTCTATTGTGTTATAGGAACCGTTGCTCCCCTGCCCGGCAACGCGTACGAAGGCAAAGAACTACCTCCTTGGGTAAAGGCTTGGTTGGAACCCGAAGTATTAGTACCGATCTTGGCAACGATCGTGGTGTTCATCGTGGGAGTGGTGGTGATCTGCCTGACCCTTGCGCGTAGGAATACGCCCCACCGTCTGCGAGGTCAGAAGGACGTGTACTGTATGTATGGTGGCATGGCACACCGCTTTATGTCTTATTTTATTCTACATTCGTCCTTCAAAACTTGTTTTTAACTTCTTAGATGTccttaaacaaatatatttttttataactcaTTTAAACGGAGTCCCATCATCCGCATGTGAATATATCCATTGTTAACGTTACATgttctaattttatattaatttgtgTCAAAAttcattgtttatattttttgcaaaacCATTTAGCTGTCTGTCTCTGTAATCAACTTAATCTGAATCTGTATATAATGTATAAATCAAATAACAGACTATGAGCGAGACTTCATCATGTTTACACTTGGTCATATAGATGATGCAGTGTACAACGCCTCACAAGCGGCTTTGGGCGGCGGCAATGGAACCTTGGACAAACGTGGTGGACTGCGTGACGAACTTGGCTACATCGCACCCCCCAACCGCAAGCTGCCCCCCGTACCCGGCTCCAACTACAACACATGTGACCGAGTGAAGCGACAGGCTGTCATCAGTACGTACTATACAACGTAACAGCACAACACGAAGCCTAAAGAGCTTCACAGACGACTATGCAATTTGGTTCTAATTTCGCTACTGCGCCCAAATTATGGAAAAATTGGAAAATCATGTATCTATGGCATAATCATTCGAAGCTTCACTATCATTATTGTTTTAAACAATTCTTCAAATCAGGTCCGAATTGCAAGATCGTGTAGAAGACGCAAAGGCACATATTCGACTGATCACTCTAAACTCTTGCAAGTTTACTCTCACGCACCCAAAATGGAACGATTAGGCAACATTTTAGCACCATTTCTATCTCCTCTAGCTTTACGTTGTGCACGGCCTAAGCTATTTTTACCTTTATACCTAATTTTCCtttcaatgaggataaaaactagaaccTCAAATATAGGCGGCAACACTgtcgagtgttcctaaatttttacagttctccatactgtccagctagaattcgtgataaattgctataaaatatgGAGCACCGtgaagtgtatcccgtctgaagcatgggttacgaaaaagaaaagcaagcTGTTcaaagttttgattgaaaataagattTTCTAAATTTTCTTATTTCCGATCTTTAGAACagtatgattttgcagttaaacgcgtcgcaaagggttatagtgtaaaaatataaccaaaacaatataagtATGTTTGTTTTCTCAAATagtaaactgtcaaaatttaagaacactcaacagtagcgacacctgatgggagaaataggcagtttttatcctcatttgtAGATATTGTAATTTGAAGGTGAAGGCTATTTATGCGGTCAGTGGTTGTGGTGGGTTTAATTCTCACAGTAAAGACTAAAACGTTATTTTCAAATGTCTTTAGTTTCAGTCCCAGTTGTCCTTTAATTACGTCCAATTATCCGTGTATGCTTTTTGTTTAAACAGGCATATTCAGTGTTATCAAGATGTATGCTTATGTCTGGTTAAACAATGTATGTCAAATCCTTATTATGGTTTAGGTGTGCAACCACTAGGATGTTATCTCACTGATAGGACAGCTGAATTAAGATTAAAGGAATATCAATTACGACTGAACTTTGACTTAGTTCAGGCTGTTTGTCACGACCAGTTCAGATATAGTCACTGAGCTTTAAGCGAGTTTTAAGCGAtctttaaatgatttttaagaTTACTCATGTTACATTTTTTGGCACATGGCCATAATTGGAACTAACGTCGCATCAAATCAATAGTTGATGTGAGATGATGTCTAGAGTGGTTAGGCTATGTGCGTAGCGCATGCGTAAAGCAGTAGTGTGGTTCAGTGGGCGCGCACTCAACGTGGGACCCGCGCAGGCATCACTACGAGCGCGTGCGCCGACCGCGGTTGCCCATGCGCCGTACTGGATCCGGCGAGACCATATCCACAGGTAAAATGCTTGCTGCGCTTGCTTCAGTAACTTGACTAGAAATGGATAGACTACTTAAAGTTCTcattaatatataaaagaagTAGGAATAATAGCTGAGCAACGTTAATCAAATATCCAGTTAACTTCGTTAAT is drawn from Pectinophora gossypiella chromosome 7, ilPecGoss1.1, whole genome shotgun sequence and contains these coding sequences:
- the LOC126367980 gene encoding Down syndrome cell adhesion molecule-like protein Dscam2 isoform X7, which gives rise to MAMFTGFTALVVLIACGSVLCEDETIGPIFIKEPPNRVDFSNTTGAVVECAARGSPAPDVIWVRADGTAVGDVPGLRQVLPNGNLVFPPFRAEDYRQEVHAQVYACLARNPVGTIHSRDVNVRAVVTQAYTVNLMEESVLRGNAAILKCHISTFVTEYVSVSSWIISEGDKVELEIIAEENRDLDGKYLVLPSGELHIRDVGPEDGYKSYQCRTKHRLTGETRLSATKGRLVITEPVSSKSPTFSSDVQFSGITRSFGQDFALLCQAQAFPVPIFRWYKFIDGTTRKQPVTLNDRVKQVSGTLIIKEAKVEDSGKYLCVVNNSVGGESVETVLTVTAPLKATVEPATQTVDFGRPAVFTCRYEGNPVKTITWLKDGKDMKHHDSTLRIESVKKEDKGMYQCFIRNDQESAGASAELKLGGRFEPPQIRHSFGEQTLRSGPSLRLKCVASGNPTPDIAWLLDGEKLTSGERLQIGQFVTAEGNVESHLNISSVHTNDGGLYSCIASSKVGSASHSSRVNVYGLPYVRPMKKRPVVAGDTLIAHCPVAGYPIDSIVWERDGRVLPINRKQKVFPNGTLVIENVERMSDQATYTCVAKNSQGYSARGTLELQVMVLPQIHPFTFGEEPANAGDTVGIQCMVTKGDTPVNITWQLNGKPVLNIPGITVTKIGHKSSSLSIDSVASLHTGVYTCSANNQAGHANYSSELAVNVPPRWILEPTDKAFAQGSDAKVECKADGFPKPQVTWKRAEGDTPGDYKDLKPNNPNVKVEDGTLSISNIQKTNEGYYLCEAVNGIGSGLSAVILISVQAPPQFEIKMRNQTARRSEPAVLQCQAKGEKPIGIIWNMNNKRLEPKSDPRYTIREEILPGGVVSDLSIRRTERSDSALFTCVATNAFGSDDTSINMIVQEVPEAPYGLKVLDKSGRTVQLSWAAPYDGNSPIKKFLIEYKRAKGSWEKDIDRVLVPGDAAEAGVFSLRPATAYHIRIVAENELGTSEPSETVTIITAEEAPTGPPQDVKVDAADKHTLRVTWKPPPPQDWNGELQGYYVGYKLASSNKSFVFETVDISKESGKEHHLDIMNLKTYTQYSVVVQAFNKMGSGPVSQEIKAYTAEGAPSAPPQDVLCTTLTAQTIRVSWISPPLASANGLIKAYKVVYGPSDTWYDEKTKDTKITASSETILHGLKKYTNYSMEVLATTNGGDGVRSAPIHCQTEQDVPEAPRAVKALVMGADSILVSWRPPAQPNGVVTHYNVYTQAQNAEPHPNKVPASQTSYSATDLKPGRYDFWVTASTIIGEGQPSATASCSPSDKVPAKIASFDESFTATYKEDVKLPCLAVGVPPPNILWKVKGQPLEASERVRQLPEGSLQIAGVAREDAGEYSCHVDNQFGTDTVTHTLSVLAPPFPPQLSIASSSVSSLTLRLKPSDNADQSPAAGYTIHYKQEFGDWETVQIPSNTDTYTLENLFCGSRYQLYVTAYNSIGTGEASDVVIARTRGSKPPVPRAADFIEVGSSSVTLHLKQWLDGGCPMSHFVVENKKKGAAEWNQISNAVKPGGNFVVLDLEPATWYVLRITAHNNAGFNVAEYEFATLTMTGGTVAPLPGNAYEGKELPPWVKAWLEPEVLVPILATIVVFIVGVVVICLTLARRNTPHRLRGQKDVYYDAVYNASQAALGGGNGTLDKRGGLRDELGYIAPPNRKLPPVPGSNYNTCDRVKRQAVIMGAHSTWDPRRHHYERVRRPRLPMRRTGSGETISTGMEDEICPYATFHLLGFREEMDPSKALAFPHHHPAHAGTLAHPHPHHPAHSRAGSQSMPRANSRYARKNSQGGQSAIYSTAPEYDDPATCAEEDQYRARYSRPMYACGPEYDEPACCAPEDEQYTGAYGTPYSDHYGSRPSIGTRKCGGSPEPPPPPPRNANNDNNCSSSFNESKDSNEISEAECDQPRNYPVRAHTAKDGLHSEEMRKLIDRPEATTPIPQQAVHGRGLTAYDTVAV